The Acidimicrobiales bacterium genome includes a window with the following:
- the ftsH gene encoding ATP-dependent zinc metalloprotease FtsH codes for MADRSERPSGPSPQPKRDQGWPRWGVWLVMGLVATALILPGLISSESADEVAYDLFLDRVAAGELADVLVDNQTGRITFIDDAGATFETTGPLELSIDDRRLLADSGAVVRFETPQPGFLQTWLPLLLPVSLIILFFWWINRRAQGQMSGMMSIGRSRAKTYTTERPGTTFDDVAGYAGVKQEIREVVDFLRETEKFAEIGARVPKGVLLVGPPGTGKTLIARAVAGEAEVPFLSVTGSDFMEMFVGVGASRVRDLFESARKMGRAIIFIDEVDSVGRKRGAGLGGGHDEREQTLNQMLSEMDGFEGSEGIVMIAATNRPDILDPALLRPGRFDRQVVVPLPELDDRRQILEVHVKGKRIHDDVELDLVARGTPGMSGADLANLVNEAALIAVRNGDDAIRANHFEEARDRAIMGQKRESMAMSDKEKELTAYHEAGHALCAALLPTADPLHKVTIIPSGMALGVTMQLPAEDRHTYRSDYLQERLVILLGGRMAEKLVFGVTSTGAGNDLMQATETTRKMVREWGMSELVGPMAWGSQGQVFLGDDLMSTRDYSDETAHLIDTEVQRILTDQEARCRQLLTEQRNALDLIARSLLEHETISGEEVGRLVTAAARPGSATDPPSVGSSPGNPEPSDEAPFTADPTLGDHSTVE; via the coding sequence ATGGCGGATAGATCCGAACGGCCCTCGGGCCCCTCCCCGCAGCCCAAGAGGGACCAGGGTTGGCCCCGTTGGGGGGTCTGGCTGGTCATGGGGCTGGTGGCCACCGCTCTGATCCTGCCTGGCCTCATCTCGTCGGAAAGTGCCGACGAGGTGGCCTACGACCTCTTTCTCGACCGCGTGGCCGCTGGCGAGCTGGCCGACGTACTTGTCGACAACCAGACCGGTCGCATCACCTTCATCGACGATGCGGGCGCCACGTTCGAGACCACGGGACCGCTGGAGTTGTCCATCGACGACCGTCGCCTGCTGGCCGACAGCGGTGCCGTCGTGCGATTCGAGACCCCCCAGCCCGGGTTCCTGCAGACCTGGCTGCCCCTCCTGCTCCCGGTGAGCCTGATCATCCTCTTCTTCTGGTGGATCAACCGTCGGGCCCAGGGACAGATGAGCGGCATGATGTCGATCGGGCGATCGCGGGCCAAGACCTACACCACCGAACGGCCGGGCACGACCTTCGACGACGTGGCCGGGTACGCCGGCGTCAAGCAGGAGATCCGTGAGGTCGTCGACTTCCTTCGCGAAACCGAGAAGTTCGCCGAGATAGGCGCCCGGGTTCCCAAGGGCGTGCTGCTCGTCGGACCACCCGGAACCGGTAAGACCCTGATCGCCCGGGCAGTGGCCGGCGAGGCCGAGGTCCCCTTCCTCTCGGTGACCGGCTCGGACTTCATGGAGATGTTCGTGGGCGTGGGCGCCAGTCGGGTCCGGGACCTCTTCGAGTCGGCCCGAAAGATGGGGCGGGCCATCATCTTCATCGACGAGGTCGACTCGGTCGGTCGTAAGCGGGGCGCCGGGCTGGGCGGTGGCCACGACGAACGCGAGCAGACGCTGAACCAGATGCTGTCGGAGATGGACGGCTTCGAGGGAAGCGAAGGGATCGTGATGATCGCAGCGACGAACCGACCGGACATCCTTGATCCGGCCCTGCTCCGCCCGGGCCGGTTCGACCGTCAGGTGGTCGTGCCCCTACCTGAGTTGGACGATCGCCGGCAGATCCTCGAGGTCCATGTCAAGGGAAAGCGCATCCACGACGACGTTGAACTGGATCTGGTGGCCCGGGGCACACCCGGCATGAGTGGCGCCGACCTGGCCAACCTTGTCAACGAGGCGGCACTCATCGCCGTCCGTAACGGAGACGACGCCATTCGCGCCAACCACTTCGAGGAGGCCCGCGACCGCGCCATCATGGGCCAGAAGCGCGAATCGATGGCCATGTCGGACAAGGAGAAGGAGCTCACCGCGTACCACGAAGCAGGACACGCCCTCTGTGCCGCGTTGCTGCCCACCGCCGATCCGCTGCACAAGGTGACGATCATCCCCAGCGGTATGGCCCTGGGTGTGACCATGCAGTTGCCTGCCGAAGACCGTCACACCTACCGGAGCGACTACCTCCAAGAACGACTGGTCATCCTGCTCGGAGGCCGGATGGCCGAGAAGTTGGTGTTCGGAGTGACCTCCACCGGAGCAGGCAATGACCTCATGCAGGCGACTGAGACGACCCGCAAGATGGTCCGGGAATGGGGCATGAGTGAACTGGTCGGACCCATGGCGTGGGGCAGCCAGGGCCAGGTGTTCCTTGGCGACGACCTCATGTCCACTCGCGACTACAGCGACGAGACTGCCCACCTCATAGACACCGAGGTCCAGCGGATCCTCACCGATCAGGAGGCAAGGTGTCGTCAACTGCTCACCGAGCAGCGCAACGCGTTGGACCTAATCGCCCGCTCACTGCTCGAGCACGAGACGATCAGCGGTGAAGAGGTCGGCCGGCTGGTGACCGCCGCAGCCCGACCCGGCAGCGCTACCGACCCGCCTTCGGTTGGCTCGTCTCCGGGTAACCCGGAACCCTCCGATGAGGCGCCGTTCACCGCGGACCCGACCCTCGGTGACCACTCAACCGTCGAGTAG
- a CDS encoding CPBP family intramembrane metalloprotease, whose product MEGPTEGEVVASSRPSVAWGLGHVAVGWVVGLIATVAALGVVVAIAGDETAKDPSLAVGALIQGALYVGLVGVPAWLVMVRGVRWADFGWAGPGRGGHWRDAWHGLIIGVVAQVAVVPAIYLPILLLTDDLDISGPARELVDRADGLGIVLLVLMVVVLAPVAEELFFRGMALRALEARMARRIALVVSASFFGLTHFQLLQLPALIMIGLVCGWLAQRDGRLGRAVWAHVGFNATTIVILLAG is encoded by the coding sequence ATGGAGGGCCCGACGGAAGGTGAGGTGGTCGCGTCGTCGCGTCCGTCCGTCGCCTGGGGTCTGGGCCACGTGGCGGTCGGATGGGTGGTCGGCCTGATAGCCACCGTGGCGGCCCTGGGCGTGGTCGTGGCCATCGCGGGTGACGAAACGGCCAAGGATCCCAGTCTGGCCGTGGGAGCGCTCATCCAGGGTGCCCTGTACGTGGGGTTGGTCGGGGTCCCGGCGTGGCTGGTGATGGTCCGCGGGGTCAGGTGGGCCGACTTCGGCTGGGCCGGGCCAGGCCGGGGCGGTCACTGGCGAGACGCCTGGCACGGCCTGATCATCGGCGTGGTGGCTCAGGTGGCAGTCGTCCCGGCCATCTACCTCCCGATCCTTTTGCTGACCGACGACCTGGATATCTCGGGGCCGGCCCGTGAACTGGTCGACCGGGCCGACGGGCTCGGCATTGTCCTGCTGGTCCTGATGGTGGTGGTGCTGGCCCCCGTGGCCGAGGAACTTTTCTTCCGCGGGATGGCGCTTCGGGCGTTGGAGGCACGGATGGCCCGACGGATTGCACTGGTCGTCTCGGCTTCCTTCTTCGGACTGACCCACTTCCAACTCCTGCAGCTTCCGGCGCTGATCATGATCGGGTTGGTGTGCGGATGGTTGGCCCAACGCGACGGGCGGCTGGGCCGGGCCGTATGGGCCCACGTGGGCTTCAACGCCACCACGATCGTGATCCTGTTGGCCGGATGA